The segment GCTGGATTCTCGCGAGAACAATGTATCTAGCAACCCGCGAGGTTGCGGAGATTGACTGGACTGCGTATTCGGCTTGGTCGCTTGCGAGCTATTGCTACTGCCGCCCGCCAAACGTCCCAGTAGTCCCGGACGCGTGTCACCGCGCTGCAGCTGTTTGCCGGCAACTTGTTGGACTTGTCCTAGGTTTCCGCCAGCGGTGGATTGCGCCACTGCCAATTTCACGTTTTTGCCGGGTGAGTCAGCACTTCCAACGGCATCATTTGGCGATGCACCGTGGGTAAGTGAAATCATCAACAGCAGGGCAGGGATGGCGATCATTGTTGGAAGAACAAGGAATCGACGGTTTACGCGGTCCATGCGTCAATCTCAAACGTTGGCGGAAAACGGTATCTGGTCATCCTTTCATCGGCCTGCTAGCTGGCGCCAATTGACCCCGTTTTGACGATTATTCCGATTTCGCCGGCATCGATCAATCGAACGTCGGATGGCAAACAGCGTGAAACTGACCTAAAACGATCGTGAACCCGCTTCGCAATCCAAGCTTCCCAGCAACCGTTTCCCAGCTCGACCAATTTCCAGTGCAACGAAAGACCGATCATGAACCGCCGCGAAAAAATCGAAGCCATGTTGGCGGATGACCCGACCGATAGTTTTTTGCGGTACTCGCTGGCCATGGAACTGCGCAGCGAAGGCGCAAACGCCAAGAGTTTGGCGATCTTTAACGAACTGATGAAAAACGACCCACCGATGATCCAAGCGTTCTTCATGTCCGCACAATTGTTGGTGGATATCGACGAAATCGAGCAAGCTCGTACCAACCTGCGTGACGGAATCGACCAAGCTCGGGCGCAAGGCGACTCCCATGCAGCCGCAGAAATGAGCGAATTGCTGGCGACGCTGGGCGAAATGGGCGAGTTGTAGAACCGTCTTAATCCCTCTGGCCCACGTTTCAAATCCGAAGAGAAATCACCTTTGTCGGCCGAGCAATCCACGGCGATCGTATTGCGAACGATCGAATTCAGCGAGACAAGTTTGATTGTGTCACTGTTGACGCGGGACTTTGGCCGCATCTCTGCACTTGCCAAGGGAGCCCGCCGGCCGAAGGGGCCTTTCGAAGGCGCGCTTGACCTGTTGGCCGTCTGTCGTGTAGTCGTTCTAAGGAAGTCTTCCGATTCGCTCGATTTATTGACCGAAGCCAAACTGCACCGACGGTTTCGCGGTGGCGAAAAATCACTCGAGCGGACCTACGCAGGCTACCACGTTGCGGAAATGCTGCGTTTATTGACCGATGAACACGATCCTCACCCCGAAGTCTATGACTTGGCCATCCAATCACTTAACCAGATCGACGGCAGCGGCGATGTCGCTTCGACGCTGCTGTTTTTTGATGCTCAGGCGCTGCGGTTGCTCGGGCACTCGCCTGGCACCGATCGCTGCACGGATTGCGGCGGAATCGTGGACTCGGTCGCTCGGATCGCTTTTTCGCTGTCGGCCGGCGGAATTGTGTGCAACCGTTGCCGGCCTCGCCAACAACAAACCATTTCAATTACAGGTCATGGCATTGACGAACTACGTCGACTGCAAGCCGAAGCGACCCATTTGCCAACCCAAGTTGCAAGCCATCTTTATAGCGAGCTTCGCGCCCTGATGAACCGATACATTCAAACGGTGGTAGGGAACGTGCCACGAATGCAGGCTTTTTTGCCCGCTAAGATCGCCACGCCCACAAAGATCGTTTCGACGGTCGAAAATCCGACTGACCGCTGACCGAGAAATGATCGCAGGATGCGAACGGATCAAAACATGGATAGGAACACGATGTCGGCGAACTCAAACAAAAAACCTCGCGCGATCCAAAATCAATTGGCCGCGGCGACGCTTTTGGCATTCGCAGCCACCCATTTCAGTGGGTGCGCGGCGCTGAGGAACCCGCTTGGAATGCGCGACGATTCATCGGAACTTTACGCCGCTGAAACCATCAATCCAATCATGCAAGTCTCGGGCGAAGATATTCCGGGCACCACCAACGAAGTGGTTCGAGCGGACGGATCGCTAACTGAAAAAACAAAACAGACGACCAAATCGGTTACGAACTTCTTGACCGGTCGCGAACAAGAAGACCAAGTCCGAGCAAAGCAGTTTTACAAAGAGGGTGACCGGCTTTTTAAGTTGGCAAGCTCGCAGCCCACCGACCAACGAAAAGCAACCTTCGCCAAAGCCGCCAAGCAGTTCAAGAAAGCTGGCGAATCAGCCCCAGGATCGGCGCTCGAACAAGACTCGATGTTCATGCGTGCAGAAAGCTATTTCTTTGCTGACCAACTGACCCAGGCAACCGACACCTACGAAAAACTGCAAAAGGAATTCCCGCGCAATCGACACAACGACCGAGTCGCTGCACGGTTGTTTTCGGTCAGCCGATATTGGATCGAAACAGACAAGGCCAACGAGGGCAGTTGGTTCCCGCTCAACTTGACCGACTCGTCGCGTCCACGAATGGACACCGATGGTCACGCGATTCGAGTGCTCGACCAAATCCGGTACGACGACCCGACGGGTCGGCTAGCCGATGATGCAACCATGGCGGCGGCCGCAGAGTACATCCGTCAAAATAAATTCGAAGACGCTGACGAGTTCCTGACCGACCTGCGAGAAACATTCTCGGACAGCGAGCACCTGTTCTTGGCCCACATGTTGGGCATCCAGTGCAAACTCGAAATCTATGCTGGCCCCAAATACAGCGGATTGATTCTTGATGAAGCCGAAAAGCTGGTGCAACAAACGCGGGCTCGTTACCCCGAAAAATTAAACGGAACCGAACACGGCGAGATGGTCGCGCGAGCGGCCAATACGATTGCGTTCCACCGCGCCGAGACGCTGACACAGAAGGCCAGCTTCCGCGAAAAACGAAAAGAGTACCGTGCAGCCGCAATCTACTATCACGAGCTTTTGGAAAAGTACGGCGACACACCGCAAGCTGAAATTGCACGACAACGATTGACGAAGATCGAAAAACTACCGGCCGTCCCAACACAAAGACTTTCATGGTTGACGACGATCTTCCCCGAGTCGCGGCCCAAGAATCCATTGAAGATGGATCTGCCGGTCGAAACAGATTCATCGGCCCCATCGGGATCCATTTATCGATGATCGCGAACAATCGGTTGGCCGGTTTGATGGTGATGATTTCCTGTGTCGTCGGGGCGAGCGGATGCGCTGCCTATCGATTCGGGTCCGCTTCGCTGTTTCGTCCCGGAATTCGCACCGTTCATGTCCCCATCGTCCGAAACGATACCTTTCGACATGACCTAGGCGTGCGTTTGACCGAAGCGATTGTTCGAGAGATCGAAGATCGCACGCCCTACAAAGTCACCGGCGACCCTAACGCGGACAGCACGTTGGTATGCCGAGTCGTTAACGAATCGAAACGCGTGCTAACCGAAACCGGAACCGACGATCCGCGGGCACTCGATGCGGCGATTTCGGTTCGCGCAACTTGGACCGGCCGCGGTGGTGAGTTGTTGATGCAGAATGCGGTCACGCCCAATGGCGAGTTTGCAATCAGCTTTGGTCAAGATTCGCGATTCGTTCCCGAAGCCGGGCAATCGGTTGATTCAGCCATGCAAATCGCGATCGAAGACTTGGCATCGCGGATCGTTTCGCAAATGGAAATGCGGTGGTAGCCGATGTTTCGTGACGTTGCCTCGCAGCCACAAGTCTGGAATCTTGGCCGCCGACAGTTGCCCCTTTCCCGTCGCCCCCTCGTGATGGGAATCGTAAACGTCACGCCCGACAGCTTTTCCGATGGCGGCAAACATCGCGATGCCGAGGTTGCCGTGGCGACCGCGATTGCGATGCAAAACGATGGTGCTGACATCATCGACATCGGTGGCGAAAGCACTCGGCCGTACAGCGATGTGGTGGACGTCGAAGAGGAACTTGATCGCGTCATGCCGGTGATCGAATCACTCGCCGGAAAGATCGCAATTCCAATCAGCATCGACACCAGCAAGTCGGCAGTTGCTGCGGCGGCCGTCCAAGCCGGCGCTGAAATCATCAACGATGTCACAGGTTTTGACGGTGATCCGGCGATGGTCGGCGTGGCGGTCCAAAGTGGTGTTGGCGTTTGCGTGATGCACATGCAAGGTAATCCGCAAACGATGCAAGACGCGCCAACTTACGAGAATGTCGTCGACGAAATTCACGCCTACTTGATGGCACGCCGAGACCTTTGTTTAGCGGCCGGAATTTCGATCGACCGAGTATGCCTGGACCCCGGAATTGGATTCGGGAAAACGCACGAGCATAATTTGACCCTGCTTAAAGCGACTCGACGATTCACTGACCTCGGATGCCCGATCCTGATTGGTCACTCGCGAAAAGGTTTCATTCGCAAAATGCTTGGTGATGATGCGGCGGACCTGACGGCCGGGACGCTTGGCGTCACTTTGGCGGTTGCTGCTGCGGGTGCGAACGTTATCCGTGTCCACGATGTTCGTGAAACGGTGCAAGCCCTGACACTATTCGAAGCGTCCGGTGGCTTCGACAAAGCAAAGCTGTAGCGGTAACAAGACGGCGCCGAAAAAAGGGATCGGCGGACGGCGATGGGCGAACGTTCGGCGCAGCTGGTCAGTTGATTCTGGCCAGCAAAGGTTCGATCCCAATTCTTCAACTGACTCGTTAGCGGCGTGGCTCGGTTGCCGTTGTCGCAGTTTGAGTCGGTGTCGCGGTTGCGGTCGGCTGAGTCGTTGTCGGCTGAGCCATTGTCCGCTGGGGCTGTGGCCCGACGGTGAAGTTCTCGAAACTAAGAACTTGCTTGACACCATGGACGGATTCGATCGTGAAGGTTGTCACGTTCATCGTCGTTCTCGCAGGAAAGTTTTCTGACCGGATAACACAAACACGCGTCATCCGTTGAAAGCATCGGTCAAAAGGTTTTCTTGCGCGTCGGTAATCCGCTCGAGCCACACTATTCCGTGATCCCGGGCGCCCCATTGCAACGAATGCAGCGATCGTGATCCCTAGCGTGACGGCAATCGCCCGAGACCAGACTGCCACAAAGCGCCATAAATTACCGCTGAAGCTAATTAACGAGAGCAATCACCCCCGTCGGCAGCCTGATTGCCAATTCAATGAACTTCATTAACGATGGAACTATGAAAATTGATTTTGTCATCACCGAACTGTTCGTCGGCGGGGCCGAACGCTGCCTGACGGAACTAGCGACAGCGATGACAGTCGCAGGTGACGAAGTGCGAGTGTTTTCGATCGGTTCGCTGCCTGGCGGTCAACAGTCGCTGCTGGTCGATCGATTGCAAGCCGCCGGCATCGAAGTCGAGTCTGGACGGGCAGATTCGATTTGGCAGTTCCCATCGGCCAAGCGCCGGCTGCAAGACTGGATGCTTTCATCACCAGCCGATGTTTGCCAAACATTTTTGTTTCACGCCAACGTGATCGGCACCTGGGCGGCCGTTTCGGCCGACATCCCGATCCGAGTCGGTGGTCTTCGAGTCGCCGATGCTAACCCAATCCGCTGCCCGATTGAACGTTCTGCAATCAAGCGAATGACTTCGGTGACGTGCGTCAGCGAGGCCGTTCAGTCGTTTGCAGCGAAACGACTGCGGTGCCCAACCGACAAGTCGATCGTGATCCCCAATGGTGTCGATGTTTCACGATTTTCGACCGGCAATCCCTTTGACTGGACCACGCTGGGATGGCCCGCCGAGACGGCGGCGGCGTTATTCGTCGGACGTCTTCATCCGCAAAAGGGCATTGATCTTTTACAGCAACAGATTTCGGCGATTGCACCGGCGCGAACGAATCGAAAACTGTTGATTGTTGGCGACGGCCCGGACCGCGATGCGATCGACCGTTGGTGCGAAGAAATCGGCAGCGATCGAGTCCAACGGATGCCGTGGCAATCCGATGTGGCACCGCTAATGCGGGCTTGCCGTGTCCTGATCTTGCCCAGCCGATACGAAGGTATGCCAAACGTTGCCATGGAAGCGATGGCGGCCGGGCGACCGGTCGTTTGCAGTCGCGCCGAAGGATCCGCGGAACTGCTGTCACACGATTGGCAGAAGCAAACCTTCGACATCGGTGACGGCCCGGCGATGGCGAATCTAGCCAACGCGTTTTTGACCGATGCCGCGAGAGCGAATCAGGTTGGCGAAATCAACCGCGCGAGAATGCGAAACGATTTTTCGCTTCCCGCGATGGTCGATGCCTACCGAAGCCACTATCGGCTGCTGCGAACCCGGCGGCTGGACGTATGAGAGCTGCGTGAAAGTTCGGGACGCGATTCAGTGCCGCTTTCGGCTTCGTAGCTGCTCGGACGAACAGGTTGGTAGCGGCGCACGTGGACCTCGTCGTTGCCGAATGGATCGGAGAGCGAGTCGAACAGCGAGTCTTCTTTGTCGTCGGGAATCACTGGCGCCGGCACGGCCGGTGATTCCGGCTGTGGGATTGATCCAGCACGAGGAGCAACCCGAGGAGCCGATTCACGTGACTCGGTCATCGGCGTCGCACGTGGCTGGGTTCTTGGTTGGGTTCTTGGTTGGGTTTCGATCACGGTACCTGAATTGATTGTCGGTTCTCCCATCCGCATCTGAGTACGCGGTTCCGTAGCCGGCGTCGGTTGACTCCAGGTTTCGACAGCTCGCGGCTGGACCACGGTCGGTTCGGACATCGGCGGAGCTGGTGCATGCATTGGTGCAGCACTCATCGGCGTCATGTTGTTTGGAGCCATGTTGGTAGGCATCGATTTGATCGGCGACGAAAGAGAATGCATATGCATCGGTTCGGCGTAGGTATGCATTTGGGGCGGCATCGGAACGACCAACTCGCCCATCATGGCCGTGTCGCAACCGTCGTCGCACGTCATGTCGCTGCAGCCTGAGTTGCATTTATCCAGCCCTAGGACCTTCTCGATACCGCCGGCAACTGAATCGAGCGCCTTGAAGGCGATTGTCTTTTTCACGTTGATGCGAGGCATCTTCAATTTCGGTAGCGAGAATTTTTTGGGGCGGCAGTCGCATGTCGGCGAATCACACCCGCCTTCGAGACCGCAACTCACCTCGCCACCGCAAGTTGGCTCAAACAGCGGCATCATGTCGCAGGATGCCTCGCAGCCACAGTCCAAGTCACCGGCGAATACGGAGACAGGTGAAGCCAAGAACAGTCCACCGGCAACGATGAGGGCGAGAGCACGGCGTTTGGTAGAACGATGAAAGGGCATATCTCAACTCGGCTTATTGGTCGTCGAAAACGATTTTTCGTTACATCTGATAGAAGGTATCGACGTCGCAGAACCCGAACGACCAAGAGAACCGAAAGGACCGGCAAAGTCTCTCTATCTTGACATTTGCCAATTGCAGGACTGTCACAGGCGTGAACGGCGAGAACCCACGCCATTACGCCAACCTGCCGGGCTGGCCGGCAGACAGCCAGAGCCGCGATTGTTAAACTATCGCTGCGATTTACGCAGCATTCCCTTCGTGAGAGACAACACCGTGACGTTTGATCCATTTGGCGTTCGAGACACATTCGACACCGGCAGCGGCACCGCCACGATCTATCGCCTCAGCAAGCTTGAAGAGGCGGGATTGGGCGAGATCAGCAAATTGCCATTCTCGATCCGCGTTCTGCTAGAAGCCGTGCTTCGCAATTGCGATGGCTTTTCGGTCACCGAAGAAGACGTCAAGAACTTGGCCGCCTGGAATGCTGCGGCGCCGGCCAAGCAAGAAGTCCCATTCAAACCCTATCGAGTGGTCCTCCAAGACTTCACTGGCGTCCCCGCCGTCGTCGACTTGGCTGCGATGCGTTCGGCGATGCAGCGAATCGGTGGCGACCCCGAAAAAATCAATCCGCTGATCCCAGTCGACTTGGTGATCGACCACAGCGTCCAAGTCGATTTCTTCGGCAGCGATTCGGCGCTTTCCAAAAACGTCGAGATCGAGTTCCAACGAAACCTAGAACGTTACGAGTTTCTGCGTTGGGGCCAACAAGCATTCGATAACTTCTCGGTCGTTCCACCCAACGTCGGCATCGTCCACCAAGTCAACTTGGAATACCTGGCTCGCGTCGTTGCGTTGCAAGACACACCCGACGGTCCCGTTGCTCTACCCGATACTTTGGTCGGCACCGACAGCCACACCACCATGATCAACGGACTTGGCGTCTTGGGCTGGGGCGTCGGCGGCATCGAAGCCGAAGCCAACATGCTTGGCCAACCGCTCTACATGCTGATGCCCGAAGTCATCGGTTTCGAACTGACCGGCGCATTGCCAACTGGCACGACCGCGACTGACATGGTGCTAAGAGTCGTCGAAGTCCTTCGCGCCGAAGGCGTGGTCGGAAAGTTCGTCGAATTCTTCGGCACCGGCATGAACAAGATGAGCGTCGCCGACCGTGCGACAATCGCCAACATGGCGCCCGAATACGGCGCGACGATGGGCTTCTTCCCTGTCGACAACGTGACGCTGGAATACCTGCGCCAAACCGGACGCACCGAAGAAAACGTCAAATTGGTCGAAAGCTACTGCAAGGAACAGGGCCTGTTCCGAACCGACGACGGTCCGAAACTTAACTACACTAAGACGGTATCGTTGGATCTTGGCACGATCGAACCGTCGATGGCAGGACCAAAACGTCCGCAAGACCGAATCGCGTTAACCCACATGAAGCAAGCGTTCAACGATTCGTTGACTGCACCGGTCGGCAAATCGGGCTTCGGACTGGACAAGAGCGAACTGGGAAAAGTCGCTGACGTCAAAGACAACGGGCACAGCAGCCAGATCACTCACGGTGCCGTTGTCATCGCCGCGATCACGTCATGCACCAACACGTCCAATCCGTCGGTGATGATCGGTGCCGGATTGTTGGCCAAGAAGGCCGTCGCCAAAGGCTTGACCGTTCCGTCGCACGTCAAGACGTCGCTAGCACCTGGTTCGCGCGTCGTCACCGAATACCTGAACAAGGCGGGCGTGACGGAGTCGTTGAACAAGCTCGGTTTCCAAACTGTCGGCTATGGCTGCACGACTTGCATTGGAAACAGCGGTCCGCTGCCGACCCCCATTGCCAATGCGATTAAGACCAGTGACCTGGTCGCGTCGGCAGTGTTGTCGGGCAATCGTAACTTCGAAGGCCGCGTCAATCCGCTGACCAAAGCGAACTACTTGGCCAGCCCACCGCTAGTCGTTGCGTACGCTTTGGCCGGAACCACGGACATCGACTTGGTCACCGAACCGATCGGCAAAGGAAGCGACGGAAACGACGTTTACTTGAAAGACATCTGGCCAACGTCGGATGAAATTCGCGATACGATCGCTTCGTCGATTCAGCCGGAAATGTTTACCAGCGAATACGCTGCTGCGGTCCAAGGCAACGATCTCTGGAATGCGATCGACGTTGCCACCGGCGCGATCTATCCCTGGAACGACGCCAGCACTTACATCCAACACCCACCGTTTCTGGATGCGGTCACGGGACAAGACGTGCCCGACATCCAACCGATTCGCGGCGCCAAGGTGTTAGCACTGCTAGGCGATTCAGTGACCACAGACCATATCTCGCCAGCCGGTGCGATCGCATCGGATGGACCTGCCGGACAGTTCCTGCGAGAAAAAATGATCGAGATCCGTGACTTCAACAGCTTTGGTTCACGCCGCGGGAACGATCGCGTGATGGTTCGCGGAACATTCGCCAACATTCGAATTCGCAACCAGTTAGCACCGGGCACCGAAGGTGGCGTCACACGCTACTTGCCGACCGACGAAGTGATGAGCATCTACGACGCGTCGATGAAATATCAAGCCGAAGGCACACCGCTTGTTGTGTTAGCAGGTGCCGAATACGGCACCGGCAGCAGCCGTGACTGGGCCGCCAAAGGCACGATGTTGCTAGGAGTCAAAGCGGTCATCACCGCTAGCTATGAAAGAATCCACCGCAGCAACTTGGTCGGCATGGGCGTTTTGCCATTGGAATTTGCCGACGGCGCTACGTGGCAATCACTCGGTTTGACCGGCGAAGAAACGATCGACATTCCGGATTTGTCGAACGACCTGCAACCACGATCAACGATCAACGTTACGGCAACCAGCGCCGACGGCAGCGTGAAGTCATTCCCTTGCGTCGTGCGAATCGATACTCCCGTTGAAATGCAGTACTATCAAAACGGCGGCATCCTGCCGACCGTGCTTCGTAATTTGTCAAAATAACCTTGGTCAAACTTAAAAAGTAAGGATCTTCCCCATGCCAACCGCTAGCGCACGACACATTTTGGTGTCATCCGAAAAAGAATGTTTGGACCTGAAACAACAGATTGCTGAGGGTGCTGATTTCGCAGATCTCGCTGCCCTGCATTCTTCGTGTCCATCGGGCGCAGACGGCGGCGCACTGGGCAGTTTTGGTCCTGGCCAAATGGTCCCCGAATTTGACGCGGCTGTTTTTGGCGGCAATGTTGGCGAAGTCCAAGGCCCCGTCAAAACCGACTTTGGCTACCACCTACTGGAAGTCACCGACCGCACCGAATAGGTGCCGGCAACGAACTGATACGAATCAAGATGTGATTTTTGTCAGCAAATGTGCCAAGATAGAGCAGCCGCCGACGAATTGATAACGACGGACTTCTCGATCTCGAACCATTTGCACCTACCATGCCTCGCTTCAAAAGCCTGATGTCGTCCGCCATTCGTTGGGGATGGTTCGGGCTTTTAGTGTTACTGGCGTTTGGCTATTTAGTTGCTGGGCTATCCGAGCCGACGTCCTTGGAACCAACGTCCGTGGATCCAGCGTCGCAAGCACTCTCTGCCGTGAACACGAGCGTCGGAGCGTCCCTGGACGAGCCCCAAATCCAAGCTCAGCCCCAAAAGCTGGCCGAGTCGCTATCTCAACTCGACCAAGTTTGGCTCGAATCATTAACCGAGTCTGGGCTAAAACCAGCTCAACCGGCTGACTGGCTGACCGTCTGCCGGCGCGTTTCGCTAGCGCTAGTGGGCAGCGGCATGTCGCTGGAAGAAATCCGTGATCTTCAGCGGATTCCCGAATTAGCCCGCTGCCAGAAACACCTTGAAAACTTGCTGAACGATTCGCGGTTTCACCATTACTGGGGTGAACGCTGGACGCGGTTCTTAGTTGGCACTGACGAGGGCCAATTCATCGTCTATCGTCGGCGACGTTTTCGCATTTGGTTGACCGAGCAATTTGCTTCGGATGTTCGCTACGATGACTTGGTCAAACACTTGATCATGGCCGAAGGCTTGTGGACGGACCGGCCAGAAGTGAATTTTCTGACGTCGACCTACGATAGCAACGACAACTCACCCGATCCGGTTCGCTTGGCCGCGCGCACTTCACGTGCGTTCCTCGGATTGCGAATTGATTGCCTGCAGTGCCACAACGATTTTCTCGGCAACGTTAGTCTGGGCGACGCCCAAAACCCTCGCGAAGGACAGCAGACCGACTTTCATCAACTCGCTGCGTTCTTTACATCGGCCAAGAGCAACGGGCTGCAAGGCGTCAAGAGTGGCGAAGCCGACTATCAATACAAATACCTCGACGCCGATGAAGAGACCGACGTTCAACCAGCCGTACCGTATCTGCCTGAACTGCTGCCTAGCGAAGGAAACGCAAGAAACCGACTTGCCTCTTGGATCACCAATCCCCAAAACCGCCAAGCCGCTCGCGCCGCGGTCAGTCATGTGTGGGCATTGATGTACGGACGACCGGCCGGCGAAGCCGTCGACAATTTACCGCTCGGTTCAAAGAGCAATCCAATGCTCGAATGGCTAGCTGACGACTTCGTCGAAAATGATTTCGATTTACGACGACTGATTCGATTGATTGCCCTTTCCGGAGCCTTCAATGTCGACAGCCGCGCCGATTTCGACGTGACCGAAGCGATGGAGTCGGCCGGTGCGGTTTTCCCGCTCGTGCGACTGCGTCCCGAACAAGTCGCCGGATCGATGATCCAAGCCGCGCGCATCAAGAGCACCGATCGCGAGTCATCGCTGATTCTGCAACTGACATCGTTCACCGGCAACAACGAATTCGTCGAGCGTTACGGTGACATCGGCGAAGACGAATTTTCGACCGACTCGGTCACGATCACCCAGCGTTTGCTGATGATGAACGGTAAAAAATTGCGAGAGCTAACCGAAGACAATCCGGTGCTCAATACAACGGCCCACGCTCGCATGTTTGCAGCCGACGATCCATCCATTGTCGAGACGGTCTACCTTTGCGTGCTGAATCGATACCCGACGGACGAAGAAAAAACGCACTTCGTCAATCGCATCACGGAAACAAAGAAGACCGGGAAGGCGATCGAAGACATGATGTGGGTACTTCTCAATAGCAGCGAACTGGCCTGGAATCACTGAGCTGATATGACTGATTTGAGATTACTGATCTGAAAAGCAACAACCGAAACCTAAGGCACAACGATGATCGATCTCTGTGATCCGGCCGCACACTTGTCGCGACGGACCCTGCTGGGCGCCGGCGGTGGTGCTTTGATGCTGTCCTCGATCGCTCGCTCACTTGCCCGCGCCGACGAACAAGGATTGACCGATTCCGCCAAGCCGCGAAACGTGATTCTGATTTGGTGCGAGGGCGCGCCTAGCCAGTTGGAAACATTCGATCCGCACGTCGGTACTAAGATCGGCGGTGACGTCAAAGCCATCGACACCACGATTCCTGGCATTCAAATTTCCGATCTGCTGCCGCGAACCGCCGAGATGATGCACCTGACATCACTGGTCCGCAGCGTCACGGGCAAGGAAGGCGACCACGCTCGCGCCGTCTACAATATCAAGAACGGATACCGGCTCGACCCAACTCTGCGTCACCCGTCGATCGGTGCCGTGCTATGCCATGCCGACGAATCAGGAGCCGACATTCCGCGGCACATCTCGATTCTGCCCGGCCAATCGCCAGGGCGGGGCGGCTATCTTGGTGCGGCCTTCGACGCGTTCAAGATCAACGATCCCGCGGGCCCGGTGCCCGACATCACGCGCCGTGTCGACGAAGATCGATTCGAACGCCGCGTCAGTGATTTGTACGACGTGGTCGAAAAAGAGTTTCGTCGCGGACGACTGCAGAAACTTGAAACCCAGCGAACGCTGCACCAAACGGCGACCGACTCGGCACTGCGAATGATGTCAAGCGAACAGTTGGGTGCGTTCGACGTCACAACGGAACCCAAAGCCATTCGCGATGCATTCGGCGACACACCGTTTGGACGCGGATGCTTAGCTGCATCGCGATTGATCGAAGTGGGTGCTCGCTGCGTGGAAGTCACTCTCGGTGGTTGGGACTCACACATTACCAATCACACGTTACAAGCATCTGCGTGCGAGAAG is part of the Rubripirellula reticaptiva genome and harbors:
- the acnA gene encoding aconitate hydratase AcnA codes for the protein MTFDPFGVRDTFDTGSGTATIYRLSKLEEAGLGEISKLPFSIRVLLEAVLRNCDGFSVTEEDVKNLAAWNAAAPAKQEVPFKPYRVVLQDFTGVPAVVDLAAMRSAMQRIGGDPEKINPLIPVDLVIDHSVQVDFFGSDSALSKNVEIEFQRNLERYEFLRWGQQAFDNFSVVPPNVGIVHQVNLEYLARVVALQDTPDGPVALPDTLVGTDSHTTMINGLGVLGWGVGGIEAEANMLGQPLYMLMPEVIGFELTGALPTGTTATDMVLRVVEVLRAEGVVGKFVEFFGTGMNKMSVADRATIANMAPEYGATMGFFPVDNVTLEYLRQTGRTEENVKLVESYCKEQGLFRTDDGPKLNYTKTVSLDLGTIEPSMAGPKRPQDRIALTHMKQAFNDSLTAPVGKSGFGLDKSELGKVADVKDNGHSSQITHGAVVIAAITSCTNTSNPSVMIGAGLLAKKAVAKGLTVPSHVKTSLAPGSRVVTEYLNKAGVTESLNKLGFQTVGYGCTTCIGNSGPLPTPIANAIKTSDLVASAVLSGNRNFEGRVNPLTKANYLASPPLVVAYALAGTTDIDLVTEPIGKGSDGNDVYLKDIWPTSDEIRDTIASSIQPEMFTSEYAAAVQGNDLWNAIDVATGAIYPWNDASTYIQHPPFLDAVTGQDVPDIQPIRGAKVLALLGDSVTTDHISPAGAIASDGPAGQFLREKMIEIRDFNSFGSRRGNDRVMVRGTFANIRIRNQLAPGTEGGVTRYLPTDEVMSIYDASMKYQAEGTPLVVLAGAEYGTGSSRDWAAKGTMLLGVKAVITASYERIHRSNLVGMGVLPLEFADGATWQSLGLTGEETIDIPDLSNDLQPRSTINVTATSADGSVKSFPCVVRIDTPVEMQYYQNGGILPTVLRNLSK
- the recO gene encoding DNA repair protein RecO, producing the protein MSAEQSTAIVLRTIEFSETSLIVSLLTRDFGRISALAKGARRPKGPFEGALDLLAVCRVVVLRKSSDSLDLLTEAKLHRRFRGGEKSLERTYAGYHVAEMLRLLTDEHDPHPEVYDLAIQSLNQIDGSGDVASTLLFFDAQALRLLGHSPGTDRCTDCGGIVDSVARIAFSLSAGGIVCNRCRPRQQQTISITGHGIDELRRLQAEATHLPTQVASHLYSELRALMNRYIQTVVGNVPRMQAFLPAKIATPTKIVSTVENPTDR
- a CDS encoding glycosyltransferase family 4 protein, giving the protein MKIDFVITELFVGGAERCLTELATAMTVAGDEVRVFSIGSLPGGQQSLLVDRLQAAGIEVESGRADSIWQFPSAKRRLQDWMLSSPADVCQTFLFHANVIGTWAAVSADIPIRVGGLRVADANPIRCPIERSAIKRMTSVTCVSEAVQSFAAKRLRCPTDKSIVIPNGVDVSRFSTGNPFDWTTLGWPAETAAALFVGRLHPQKGIDLLQQQISAIAPARTNRKLLIVGDGPDRDAIDRWCEEIGSDRVQRMPWQSDVAPLMRACRVLILPSRYEGMPNVAMEAMAAGRPVVCSRAEGSAELLSHDWQKQTFDIGDGPAMANLANAFLTDAARANQVGEINRARMRNDFSLPAMVDAYRSHYRLLRTRRLDV
- the lptE gene encoding LPS assembly lipoprotein LptE, which encodes MIANNRLAGLMVMISCVVGASGCAAYRFGSASLFRPGIRTVHVPIVRNDTFRHDLGVRLTEAIVREIEDRTPYKVTGDPNADSTLVCRVVNESKRVLTETGTDDPRALDAAISVRATWTGRGGELLMQNAVTPNGEFAISFGQDSRFVPEAGQSVDSAMQIAIEDLASRIVSQMEMRW
- the folP gene encoding dihydropteroate synthase: MGIVNVTPDSFSDGGKHRDAEVAVATAIAMQNDGADIIDIGGESTRPYSDVVDVEEELDRVMPVIESLAGKIAIPISIDTSKSAVAAAAVQAGAEIINDVTGFDGDPAMVGVAVQSGVGVCVMHMQGNPQTMQDAPTYENVVDEIHAYLMARRDLCLAAGISIDRVCLDPGIGFGKTHEHNLTLLKATRRFTDLGCPILIGHSRKGFIRKMLGDDAADLTAGTLGVTLAVAAAGANVIRVHDVRETVQALTLFEASGGFDKAKL
- a CDS encoding tetratricopeptide repeat protein; translated protein: MSANSNKKPRAIQNQLAAATLLAFAATHFSGCAALRNPLGMRDDSSELYAAETINPIMQVSGEDIPGTTNEVVRADGSLTEKTKQTTKSVTNFLTGREQEDQVRAKQFYKEGDRLFKLASSQPTDQRKATFAKAAKQFKKAGESAPGSALEQDSMFMRAESYFFADQLTQATDTYEKLQKEFPRNRHNDRVAARLFSVSRYWIETDKANEGSWFPLNLTDSSRPRMDTDGHAIRVLDQIRYDDPTGRLADDATMAAAAEYIRQNKFEDADEFLTDLRETFSDSEHLFLAHMLGIQCKLEIYAGPKYSGLILDEAEKLVQQTRARYPEKLNGTEHGEMVARAANTIAFHRAETLTQKASFREKRKEYRAAAIYYHELLEKYGDTPQAEIARQRLTKIEKLPAVPTQRLSWLTTIFPESRPKNPLKMDLPVETDSSAPSGSIYR